One Thalassoglobus sp. JC818 genomic region harbors:
- a CDS encoding DUF1731 domain-containing protein — MRGPLEKQKVVIAGGSGFVGLSLARHLADRGASVVLFSRTLPRVDGPWKHHRWDGRTLGDWVEQLNGANGLINLAGRSVDCIKTPDHQDEILRSRVESTRILGAALRTLSSPPSIWVQMSTAHIYGDPPTLLCDEDTALGYGLAPDVGRAWEQAFHESLLPTQRAVILRTSFVLGRDAGAGSGALNKLVPLVRFGLGGTVGSGSQGMSWIHYEDMNRLFERGLTNPDMQGVYIASAPNPVSQAEFMRELRRAVGMPIGLPAASWMVRIGAKLLLRTDPDLALYGRYVHSRRLEEESFQFCQPTIREALHDVLS, encoded by the coding sequence ATGCGCGGACCACTTGAGAAGCAAAAAGTTGTGATTGCTGGCGGGAGTGGTTTCGTCGGGCTGTCACTCGCCAGACATCTTGCTGATCGTGGAGCATCCGTTGTGCTCTTTTCACGGACTCTGCCGAGAGTCGACGGGCCTTGGAAACATCATCGATGGGATGGACGAACTCTGGGCGACTGGGTGGAGCAACTCAACGGAGCGAACGGTCTCATTAACCTCGCTGGCCGAAGCGTTGACTGCATAAAGACTCCAGATCATCAGGATGAAATCTTGCGTTCGCGAGTCGAATCGACACGAATTCTTGGAGCAGCCCTGCGTACTCTTTCGTCTCCGCCGAGCATATGGGTGCAGATGAGCACAGCCCACATTTATGGGGATCCACCGACTTTGCTTTGCGATGAAGACACAGCCCTCGGGTACGGTCTGGCCCCAGACGTCGGACGGGCCTGGGAACAAGCGTTCCATGAGAGTCTTCTACCGACGCAACGTGCTGTGATTCTGAGGACCAGTTTCGTATTGGGACGAGATGCAGGTGCGGGGAGTGGCGCTCTGAACAAGTTGGTTCCGCTGGTTCGATTCGGCCTCGGTGGGACGGTTGGAAGCGGATCGCAGGGAATGAGCTGGATTCACTATGAGGACATGAACAGGCTGTTCGAAAGAGGACTCACGAACCCTGACATGCAGGGCGTGTATATCGCGTCAGCTCCGAATCCAGTCTCTCAGGCTGAATTCATGCGGGAGCTCCGTCGAGCAGTGGGCATGCCGATCGGCCTTCCCGCAGCTTCGTGGATGGTCCGAATCGGTGCAAAACTACTTCTACGAACAGATCCAGATTTGGCACTCTACGGCCGGTACGTCCATTCCAGGCGCCTCGAAGAAGAATCGTTTCAATTCTGCCAGCCAACCATTCGAGAGGCATTGCACGACGTTTTGAGCTGA
- a CDS encoding serine/threonine-protein kinase, with the protein MSKTEVARDASLPIESLEQIDEVCVAFEDLWKSSQPVEIESLLTEVNFDNREHLLYELLLIEFAYIRDQGQSVPYGDYRTKFAVYSSAVEHAIEDFLPRIDTTRLTTIGTPPSRLIGQRVRYVGNYEILEEIARGGMGVVYKARQQKLNRIVALKMILSGHFASDREIERFLREARAAGALNHPNIVAIHEVGEFEGRHYFTMDFVDGQSLAQLIQKETLHPKDAASLVSKIAETVHFAHEKGTIHRDLKPSNILLNRQGVPLVTDFGLAKLYDVGSAENSLKELTPTNQILGTPSYMSPEQAAGRSDQYGSATDVWSLGAILYASLTGRAPFVADNAVDTMLQVMRHEPLPLRSLNPSVPKDLETICFKCLSKRIEQRYFSAKQLAEDLQRFLENRPIHARRVGTMKKSLLWVQRNPRTSGLLALISLSLLTGSLVSSYFAIEANVRADSEAEARKAAIAHEARAGVALARVEEALAKNRQLLESERAARREAEVATHRALREKTAAIKAMHLEEIQTQKLKREQRSNQWQRYVAQLQMMQVAWIEKDSEYLKSLLMSSIPTKGQADFRGWEWYFFWDEIEHRPQNIGEGNRISAHEGAVRGLDWSPNGNQIITSGDDKLLKLWDSTTLQLVRQFQQADFNLVHDLEWDEKSQSLISVDAEGLSFWNLEEGIESVRISTSAGDCPTLSLNPKSDHVAVGSDRVRVFAPPQQASVATSAPVGKWFSPHYSPDGTMILAVSAQRITLIDEKTGKLVFDSGKGSSSDGRRDAAWSPDGRLFAVGGDQILIFDAHTFQVVAELNDQRSPSISLSFSPSGTRLLSTGSDNRLAIWDCATGDLLIHLVHPNESGLTAAKWSPSGKQIAVSTRSGHYWVWGSRELSQLALHPEFIEDAVLSKVQSIEIALKDATSRIQLNPEDQEARESQVELLMRIRRWKAALQSLNEYIKRYPHNPWSSTRGLILAVVVNDSKSIREHSELCRKFLNSSDDNWTKAQMALALAVCNSPEDDPNELVKAARPHSENGDRWDFQYPLMVALLRDGKLEELSERIRVHEKKNDFSQLQVLSLLDALRLYELGELDLAAQSFVVARAYSDVLPEIYRSTPINELISIPLHREVKQKLGVDMTISNDSNRHETLLESKD; encoded by the coding sequence ATGTCGAAAACTGAGGTCGCTCGTGACGCCTCGCTTCCGATTGAATCACTCGAGCAGATCGACGAGGTATGTGTCGCTTTTGAAGATCTCTGGAAGTCCAGCCAACCCGTTGAGATTGAGTCTCTTCTAACCGAAGTCAATTTCGACAACCGAGAGCATCTCCTCTATGAATTGCTTCTTATCGAATTTGCTTACATCCGGGATCAGGGTCAATCGGTCCCATACGGCGACTACCGCACGAAATTCGCTGTGTATTCGTCCGCCGTCGAGCATGCGATCGAGGACTTTCTACCACGGATTGACACAACACGACTCACTACAATTGGGACGCCTCCATCTCGACTGATTGGTCAACGCGTCCGTTATGTCGGGAATTACGAGATCCTTGAAGAGATTGCACGCGGAGGAATGGGAGTCGTCTACAAGGCTCGCCAGCAGAAATTGAACCGTATCGTCGCCCTGAAAATGATTCTTTCAGGTCATTTCGCGAGTGATAGAGAGATCGAGCGTTTCCTGCGAGAGGCACGTGCGGCAGGGGCGTTGAATCATCCAAATATTGTAGCGATTCATGAAGTCGGTGAGTTTGAAGGCCGACACTACTTCACGATGGATTTTGTTGACGGTCAAAGTCTTGCTCAATTGATTCAGAAAGAGACTCTCCATCCCAAAGATGCTGCGTCTCTCGTCTCGAAGATTGCTGAGACAGTTCATTTTGCTCATGAGAAGGGGACAATTCATCGAGATCTGAAACCATCGAACATACTCTTGAATCGCCAGGGAGTTCCGTTAGTCACTGACTTCGGATTGGCGAAACTTTACGACGTTGGTTCTGCCGAAAATTCACTGAAAGAACTTACCCCGACTAACCAAATTCTTGGAACTCCGAGCTATATGTCTCCCGAGCAAGCCGCTGGTCGATCCGATCAGTATGGTTCTGCAACCGATGTCTGGTCGCTGGGTGCAATCCTGTACGCTTCTCTTACCGGTCGTGCTCCATTCGTTGCAGACAATGCTGTTGACACGATGTTGCAAGTGATGCGGCATGAGCCTCTGCCACTGCGATCACTTAATCCTAGCGTTCCGAAGGATCTGGAAACGATTTGCTTCAAGTGTCTCTCAAAGCGGATCGAGCAACGTTACTTTTCGGCGAAGCAACTCGCTGAAGACCTACAGCGATTCCTTGAAAATCGACCGATACACGCTCGGCGTGTTGGAACAATGAAAAAGTCACTTCTTTGGGTCCAACGCAACCCTCGCACCTCAGGTTTACTAGCACTAATCAGCCTTTCTCTGCTTACCGGATCACTAGTAAGTTCTTACTTCGCAATTGAAGCCAACGTGCGAGCCGATTCCGAAGCTGAGGCTCGAAAGGCGGCAATTGCACATGAGGCTCGTGCAGGTGTCGCACTTGCAAGAGTCGAAGAGGCGCTGGCAAAAAACAGACAGCTACTTGAAAGCGAGAGGGCTGCAAGGCGTGAGGCCGAAGTCGCGACTCATCGTGCCTTACGCGAAAAAACTGCAGCAATCAAAGCAATGCATCTTGAAGAGATTCAGACGCAGAAGCTCAAGCGTGAGCAAAGAAGCAATCAGTGGCAACGATATGTCGCACAGCTTCAAATGATGCAAGTGGCTTGGATCGAAAAGGATTCTGAGTACTTGAAATCACTTCTGATGAGTTCAATACCGACAAAAGGGCAGGCCGATTTTCGAGGATGGGAGTGGTATTTCTTTTGGGATGAGATCGAACATAGGCCTCAAAACATTGGAGAAGGTAATCGAATTAGTGCCCACGAAGGCGCAGTTCGAGGCTTGGATTGGTCACCTAACGGAAACCAAATTATTACTTCAGGTGATGACAAATTGTTGAAGTTGTGGGACTCGACAACTCTCCAGTTGGTACGGCAATTTCAGCAAGCGGACTTCAATCTCGTTCACGATCTTGAATGGGATGAAAAATCGCAGTCCCTGATCTCAGTTGACGCGGAAGGACTTTCATTTTGGAACCTTGAGGAGGGAATCGAAAGCGTTCGCATCTCTACCAGCGCAGGAGATTGTCCAACTCTCTCGCTGAATCCGAAAAGCGATCATGTGGCCGTCGGCTCCGATCGGGTGCGAGTGTTTGCCCCACCACAGCAGGCGTCTGTTGCGACAAGTGCCCCCGTCGGGAAATGGTTCTCCCCGCACTATAGTCCGGATGGCACAATGATTCTCGCAGTGTCCGCCCAAAGAATCACTCTCATCGACGAAAAGACCGGAAAACTCGTCTTTGATTCCGGGAAAGGAAGCAGCAGTGATGGTCGTCGGGATGCAGCCTGGTCGCCTGATGGAAGGCTGTTCGCAGTTGGTGGAGATCAAATCCTGATCTTTGATGCTCACACATTCCAGGTCGTTGCAGAACTGAATGATCAGAGAAGTCCATCAATTAGTCTGTCGTTCAGTCCATCCGGCACACGACTTCTATCGACCGGATCAGATAACAGGCTTGCAATCTGGGATTGCGCAACTGGAGATCTGTTGATTCACCTTGTTCATCCAAATGAGTCCGGATTGACCGCAGCGAAATGGAGTCCTAGCGGCAAGCAAATCGCCGTATCGACAAGAAGTGGTCACTATTGGGTCTGGGGTTCTCGAGAACTTTCACAGTTGGCGCTTCATCCAGAATTCATTGAAGACGCTGTGCTGAGCAAAGTTCAATCGATTGAAATCGCGCTGAAAGATGCGACCTCGCGGATTCAGCTCAACCCGGAAGATCAAGAAGCACGGGAAAGTCAGGTCGAATTGTTAATGCGGATACGTCGCTGGAAAGCCGCGTTGCAATCATTGAATGAATATATCAAGAGATATCCGCATAACCCGTGGAGTTCGACACGAGGTCTAATATTGGCTGTGGTCGTAAATGACAGTAAATCAATTAGGGAGCATTCAGAGTTGTGCCGAAAATTCTTGAATAGCTCGGATGACAATTGGACCAAGGCACAAATGGCATTGGCGCTCGCAGTTTGCAATTCTCCAGAAGATGACCCTAATGAATTGGTCAAGGCCGCGCGTCCACATTCGGAAAACGGTGATCGGTGGGACTTTCAATACCCCCTCATGGTAGCGCTACTTCGAGACGGAAAATTGGAAGAACTTTCTGAACGCATCAGGGTTCATGAGAAGAAGAACGACTTCAGTCAATTGCAGGTCTTAAGTCTTCTGGACGCACTCAGGCTTTATGAGTTGGGAGAGCTGGATCTCGCTGCGCAAAGCTTCGTGGTCGCTCGAGCCTATTCCGATGTGCTTCCTGAGATCTATCGTTCCACTCCGATTAATGAACTGATCTCGATCCCCTTACATCGAGAAGTTAAACAAAAACTTGGTGTTGACATGACGATTTCGAACGACAGCAATAGGCATGAGACACTCCTGGAATCTAAAGACTGA
- a CDS encoding sigma-70 family RNA polymerase sigma factor, producing the protein MNDRSIRNCIEKLKEGDSQAVEKLWVECYQRLVKLARKRLEGVPRKMADEEDVALSALESFCRAARLGRFPDLNDQNDLWRILFAITTRKAIDFKRYESRRPVTAESGFINPNNEKAGIHNLPADPSEEAVAASLAEELDAQLGKLSPDLRELAVAKLEGYTNPEIAQRFRIALRTVERRLHLIRRKWENGL; encoded by the coding sequence ATGAATGATCGATCGATCCGCAATTGTATTGAGAAGCTCAAAGAAGGCGACAGTCAGGCGGTCGAAAAACTGTGGGTCGAGTGTTATCAACGCCTTGTCAAACTGGCAAGAAAACGGCTCGAAGGCGTCCCACGCAAGATGGCCGATGAAGAGGATGTCGCTCTGAGTGCTCTCGAAAGCTTTTGCAGGGCGGCTCGCTTGGGAAGATTCCCTGATCTCAATGACCAGAACGACTTGTGGCGAATTTTGTTTGCGATTACGACGAGAAAAGCAATTGACTTTAAACGGTATGAGTCACGACGGCCGGTGACCGCGGAGTCTGGATTTATCAATCCGAATAACGAGAAGGCAGGGATTCATAACCTGCCAGCTGATCCCAGTGAAGAAGCCGTTGCTGCAAGTTTAGCCGAAGAATTAGACGCTCAACTGGGGAAGCTGTCACCTGACTTGCGTGAACTCGCTGTCGCAAAGCTTGAAGGCTACACGAATCCAGAGATCGCCCAGCGTTTCCGAATTGCATTGCGAACTGTCGAACGACGCCTGCACCTCATCCGACGCAAGTGGGAGAACGGGTTGTAA